The Desulfobacterales bacterium genome has a window encoding:
- a CDS encoding sulfite exporter TauE/SafE family protein gives MLFPISGVEINPLVPPIVSFCISFFTSMGGISGAFLLLPFQMSFLGYTTPSVSATNQLYNIVAIPSGVYRYFKEGRMVWPLMWVVIVGTLPGVLIGAIMRVKYLPDPKNFKIFAGVVLMYIGLKLVYDLTLKKNKKTGNLS, from the coding sequence ATGCTGTTTCCTATTTCAGGTGTAGAAATTAATCCTTTAGTCCCGCCAATCGTATCGTTTTGTATATCTTTTTTTACTTCAATGGGAGGAATATCTGGAGCTTTTCTTTTACTTCCTTTTCAAATGAGCTTTTTAGGATATACAACTCCGTCTGTAAGCGCAACCAATCAGTTATATAATATTGTCGCCATTCCGAGCGGTGTTTATCGTTATTTTAAAGAAGGAAGAATGGTCTGGCCTCTTATGTGGGTAGTTATAGTTGGCACATTGCCTGGCGTTCTTATCGGAGCTATAATGAGAGTAAAATATCTTCCAGACCCTAAAAATTTTAAAATTTTTGCAGGCGTTGTTTTGATGTATATAGGATTAAAGCTTGTTTACGACCTTACATTAAAAAAAAATAAAAAAACAGGAAATCTATC